One window of Candidatus Microthrix subdominans genomic DNA carries:
- a CDS encoding NAD-dependent malic enzyme, giving the protein MADTPTPAYSLRIRVRMENRPGMLGRLAMAIGEVGANIAALDGFEVKTSHLVQNAVVYCSGEAHQKEVLEAVNAIDGIVVLEWSDQVFDLHEGGKIELRSLSELRDIDDLSMAYTPGVARVCMEISKNPMRAHDLTIKANTVAIVSDGTAVLGLGDIGPEAAMPVMEGKALLFKHFAGVDAFPICLDTKDPAEIIETVARLAPTFGGINLEDIAAPGAFEIEAALVERLDIPVFHDDQHGTAIVTLAALDNALRIVGKRMDDLKIVVSGVGAAGVAVSKILMEAGVSNVIGVDSQGAVHTGRENLNPSKRWFAEHTNPEALAGSLTDVMGGADVFIGLSAPNVLTREDVLSMKADPIVFAMANPDPEIRPELIADIAAVIATGRSDFPNQINNVLAFPGVFRGALDARATEITSGMNLAAAHAIATVVGDDLAADHIIPSVFDTRVADRVAAAVSAAARSEGVVRDRA; this is encoded by the coding sequence ATGGCTGACACTCCCACACCCGCCTATTCGCTGCGCATTCGCGTCCGCATGGAAAACCGACCCGGCATGCTGGGACGGCTGGCCATGGCGATCGGGGAGGTCGGCGCCAACATCGCAGCCCTCGATGGCTTCGAGGTGAAGACCTCCCACCTGGTGCAGAACGCCGTCGTGTACTGCTCGGGGGAGGCCCATCAGAAGGAGGTGCTCGAGGCGGTCAACGCCATCGACGGCATCGTGGTGCTCGAGTGGTCCGACCAGGTTTTCGACCTGCACGAGGGCGGCAAGATCGAGCTGAGGTCGCTGTCGGAGCTGCGCGACATCGACGACCTGTCGATGGCTTACACCCCTGGCGTGGCCCGGGTCTGTATGGAGATTTCGAAGAACCCGATGCGCGCCCACGACCTGACGATCAAGGCCAACACGGTGGCGATCGTCTCCGACGGCACCGCCGTCCTCGGCCTGGGCGACATCGGCCCCGAGGCCGCCATGCCGGTGATGGAGGGCAAGGCGCTGCTGTTCAAGCACTTCGCCGGGGTGGATGCCTTCCCGATCTGCCTCGACACCAAAGACCCCGCCGAGATCATCGAGACGGTGGCCCGGCTGGCGCCGACCTTTGGCGGCATCAACCTGGAGGACATCGCCGCCCCCGGCGCCTTTGAGATCGAGGCGGCGCTGGTCGAGCGCCTCGACATCCCCGTGTTCCACGACGATCAGCACGGCACCGCCATCGTCACCCTGGCCGCGCTGGACAACGCTCTGCGAATCGTCGGCAAGCGCATGGATGATCTGAAGATCGTCGTGTCCGGGGTTGGGGCCGCCGGGGTTGCGGTGTCCAAGATCCTGATGGAGGCCGGCGTCTCCAACGTGATCGGGGTCGACTCTCAAGGTGCGGTGCACACCGGCCGGGAGAACTTGAACCCGTCCAAGAGGTGGTTCGCCGAGCACACCAACCCGGAGGCGCTCGCCGGCAGCCTCACCGACGTCATGGGTGGCGCCGACGTGTTCATCGGGCTCTCCGCCCCGAACGTGTTGACCCGCGAGGACGTGCTGAGCATGAAGGCGGACCCGATTGTGTTCGCCATGGCCAACCCCGACCCGGAGATCCGGCCCGAGTTGATCGCCGACATCGCAGCGGTGATCGCCACCGGCCGCTCGGACTTTCCCAACCAGATCAACAACGTGTTGGCGTTCCCCGGAGTGTTCCGTGGGGCGCTCGACGCCAGGGCCACGGAGATCACGTCTGGCATGAACCTGGCGGCCGCCCACGCCATCGCCACGGTCGTTGGCGACGACCTGGCCGCCGACCACATCATCCCCTCGGTGTTCGACACGAGGGTCGCCGATCGCGTGGCGGCAGCGGTGAGCGCGGCGGCGCGCAGTGAAGGGGTGGTGCGAGATCGCGCCTGA
- a CDS encoding HAD family hydrolase, with amino-acid sequence MTYDFWNTLIGEHHSPSDQRVDRVMVALASVEADVAREALLAATAAAEDFYEVRWRENRPFSPEEWSAQVLGELSIDDPSAHDAVAAELRRGLSVTERTLAPNAEATLRTLSDAGIKLGIVCDVGITPSVTLRGYLEHFDVLKYFDHWSFSDDVGVYKPDPRIFTHALEGLGVEPVEAAHVGDLRRTDVAGALGMGITSVRYRHWRDDVTEAPEAEVLLDDHTNLPGILGVA; translated from the coding sequence GTGACCTATGACTTCTGGAACACCCTGATCGGGGAGCACCATTCGCCGTCGGATCAGCGGGTTGACCGGGTGATGGTGGCCCTCGCTTCGGTCGAGGCCGACGTCGCCAGGGAGGCGCTGCTGGCCGCCACCGCCGCAGCGGAGGACTTCTACGAGGTTCGCTGGCGGGAGAACCGTCCGTTTTCGCCCGAGGAATGGTCGGCCCAGGTGCTCGGCGAGTTGTCGATCGATGACCCGTCCGCCCACGATGCAGTTGCCGCTGAGCTTCGCCGAGGCCTGTCCGTCACCGAGCGGACGCTGGCCCCGAACGCCGAAGCCACGCTCCGCACCTTGAGTGACGCCGGGATCAAGCTGGGCATCGTCTGTGACGTCGGCATCACGCCGTCGGTGACGTTGCGGGGCTACCTCGAGCACTTTGACGTACTGAAGTACTTCGACCACTGGTCGTTCTCCGATGACGTCGGCGTGTACAAGCCCGACCCCCGAATCTTCACGCACGCTCTCGAGGGGCTCGGCGTGGAGCCTGTCGAGGCGGCCCACGTCGGGGATCTGCGTCGCACCGACGTGGCTGGTGCTCTGGGCATGGGTATCACGTCGGTGCGGTATCGCCACTGGCGCGACGATGTCACCGAGGCGCCCGAGGCCGAGGTGCTCCTCGACGACCACACCAACCTGCCCGGCATCCTCGGCGTCGCCTGA
- a CDS encoding DUF2017 family protein, whose translation MTTPGGPPDTDEPWFVPVLALDDTQHGDGSEDDADDSDVSEVAPGTTLAWSSWAGEEQVPRRLAAAAGALALRLTEALPELSHQNPGGGERFEHAQLIAVLANALGVVVELADDRPLAGDDLARLLGATHDGAVIAAIVAEATDESAVTQQSAWLRRTGEEVHRAMWRRFHPVGDSRFRVRLRRGERALLRRVLAEQHQRLSEDGPSLAPLYPPGYGDGDDASAARSAEFSSLTKVDLTATRSSALERVQASLEDREIDAETLAVWMRTLNDVRLVMAAELDITDDEQAPPAPWSATFPAWRTYAVLGNLVHEAVLALRTQL comes from the coding sequence GTGACTACGCCGGGCGGCCCGCCAGACACCGATGAGCCGTGGTTCGTGCCGGTGCTCGCCCTCGACGACACCCAGCACGGTGACGGGTCCGAGGACGACGCCGACGACTCCGACGTTTCCGAGGTGGCGCCCGGAACCACCCTGGCCTGGAGCTCGTGGGCGGGCGAAGAGCAGGTGCCCCGTCGGCTGGCCGCCGCCGCCGGTGCGCTGGCGCTCCGCCTGACCGAAGCCCTGCCCGAACTGTCGCATCAGAACCCTGGCGGCGGCGAACGCTTCGAACATGCCCAGCTGATCGCCGTCCTGGCCAACGCGTTGGGGGTCGTGGTCGAACTGGCCGACGACCGGCCGTTGGCCGGGGACGATCTGGCCAGGCTGCTCGGCGCCACCCACGACGGTGCGGTGATCGCCGCCATCGTCGCCGAGGCCACCGACGAGTCGGCGGTCACCCAACAGAGCGCCTGGTTACGCCGTACCGGCGAGGAGGTCCATCGAGCAATGTGGAGACGATTTCATCCGGTGGGAGACTCCCGGTTCCGGGTGCGGCTGCGAAGAGGTGAACGTGCCCTGCTGCGCAGGGTCCTCGCCGAACAGCACCAGCGGCTGTCCGAGGACGGGCCGTCGCTGGCACCGTTGTATCCGCCCGGTTATGGCGACGGCGACGACGCATCAGCGGCTCGTTCCGCCGAATTCTCTTCGCTGACCAAGGTCGACCTGACCGCGACGCGCAGCTCGGCGCTCGAACGGGTTCAGGCCTCCCTCGAGGACCGCGAGATCGACGCGGAAACCCTGGCTGTGTGGATGCGCACCCTCAACGATGTGCGCCTGGTGATGGCAGCCGAACTGGACATCACCGACGACGAGCAGGCGCCGCCGGCGCCCTGGTCGGCCACGTTTCCCGCCTGGCGCACCTACGCCGTGCTCGGCAATTTGGTGCATGAGGCCGTCCTCGCACTGCGAACGCAGCTCTGA
- the clpS gene encoding ATP-dependent Clp protease adapter ClpS: MTTSAPDTLERVEVDESFDLDRPWVVIVWNDPVNLMEYVTFVFQSLFGFSKEKATKLMLDVHQLGRATVATGTRERCELDVLRLHEHGLWATMEHDK, encoded by the coding sequence ATGACCACGTCCGCTCCGGACACCCTTGAACGCGTCGAGGTGGACGAGTCGTTCGATCTTGACCGGCCATGGGTGGTGATCGTGTGGAACGACCCGGTCAACTTGATGGAGTACGTGACGTTCGTCTTTCAGAGCCTCTTCGGCTTCTCCAAGGAGAAGGCGACCAAGCTGATGCTCGATGTCCACCAACTCGGCCGGGCCACAGTGGCCACCGGCACCCGGGAGCGCTGCGAGCTCGATGTTCTGCGCCTGCACGAACATGGGCTGTGGGCGACGATGGAACACGACAAGTGA
- a CDS encoding heme A synthase, whose protein sequence is MNPGPISPTPSPPIGQGSDGAMARKGDAAPDADHRLRRVAQQVAALIRQPVSPRAYRRFTFAALLLLGIIVLTGAAVRLTGSGLGCEDWPRCSDTEVIGELSGAKGIEQANRLFTGAVSVAVIAAVLGALRRRPYRRNLTLWAWSLVAGVVAQIVWGGVTVLTDLNPAVVIGHFLISMVLVWSATVLHVRAGSLDDAGGPMPKPVGAFPRVTAATWAAGGALLAVLVTGPIATGTGPHAGDANAPRFGFNISSVVRVHSATAWLLVGAVVWLAFEAARSKDGPTIFRTQVIVLLTLAQGAVGYTQYALGVPPVLVAAHIVGVTLLVVAITRTALLTPGPAFHAPEAT, encoded by the coding sequence GTGAACCCAGGGCCGATTTCTCCGACACCGTCGCCCCCGATCGGACAGGGATCCGACGGCGCTATGGCCCGGAAGGGTGATGCAGCACCTGATGCCGACCACCGCCTCCGTCGCGTTGCTCAGCAAGTCGCGGCGCTCATTCGCCAACCGGTCAGCCCCCGGGCCTATCGGCGGTTCACCTTCGCTGCGCTGCTCCTGCTCGGCATCATCGTGCTCACCGGTGCAGCCGTGCGCCTGACCGGGTCAGGCCTGGGCTGCGAGGACTGGCCGCGGTGCTCCGATACCGAGGTGATCGGGGAGCTGTCGGGGGCCAAGGGCATTGAGCAGGCCAACCGCCTCTTCACCGGCGCCGTCTCGGTCGCCGTCATCGCTGCGGTTCTCGGCGCTCTGCGTCGGCGGCCCTACCGGCGCAACCTCACCCTGTGGGCATGGTCGCTGGTCGCCGGCGTGGTCGCCCAGATCGTGTGGGGCGGCGTCACGGTGCTCACCGACCTCAACCCGGCCGTGGTCATCGGTCACTTTCTCATCTCGATGGTGCTCGTCTGGTCGGCCACCGTGCTTCATGTGCGCGCCGGATCGCTCGACGACGCCGGCGGCCCGATGCCCAAGCCGGTCGGCGCCTTTCCGCGGGTCACCGCGGCGACCTGGGCGGCGGGCGGTGCGCTGTTGGCCGTGCTGGTGACCGGCCCTATTGCCACGGGAACCGGGCCGCACGCCGGCGACGCGAACGCCCCACGGTTCGGTTTCAACATCTCATCGGTGGTGCGTGTGCACTCGGCCACCGCTTGGTTGCTGGTCGGCGCGGTGGTGTGGCTGGCGTTTGAAGCAGCCCGCAGCAAGGACGGGCCGACGATTTTCCGCACGCAGGTGATCGTGTTGTTGACCCTCGCCCAGGGCGCCGTCGGCTACACCCAGTACGCGCTGGGAGTGCCGCCGGTGTTGGTGGCCGCCCACATCGTCGGGGTCACCCTCCTGGTCGTGGCAATCACCCGAACGGCACTCTTAACCCCCGGCCCCGCCTTTCACGCCCCGGAGGCGACATGA
- a CDS encoding protoheme IX farnesyltransferase: protein MRTASTLTNHAPSGNGAASATGWRAVAAYVALTKPRIIELLLIETVPVMIVAQRGLPSLWLILATVVGGTLSAGGANAVNMYIDRDIDAKMERTVNRPLVTGAVTPRNALVFALVIEVIAIALLWFAVNPLSALLAFASFAFYVGIYSMWLKRRYSSNIVIGGAAGAGPVLIGWAAVTGSLGWAPWLMFLLIFLWTPPHFWALAVKYREDYASVNVPMLPSVASLNTTARKILGYTLALVAVSLVLAPVADLGWVYLAAAVISGAVFLWSAVAVLRSPTPATAMRLFGWSITYITVLFGAMAVDQLAGFAWPL from the coding sequence ATGCGGACGGCCAGCACCCTCACCAACCATGCGCCGTCGGGCAACGGTGCGGCCAGCGCCACCGGCTGGAGAGCGGTGGCGGCCTATGTGGCGCTCACCAAGCCCCGCATCATCGAGCTGCTGCTCATCGAGACCGTGCCGGTGATGATCGTTGCCCAGCGGGGCCTGCCATCGCTGTGGCTGATCCTGGCCACGGTCGTCGGCGGCACGCTGTCGGCGGGTGGCGCCAATGCCGTCAACATGTATATCGACCGCGACATCGACGCCAAGATGGAGCGCACGGTCAATCGCCCGTTGGTGACCGGGGCGGTGACGCCTCGCAATGCGCTGGTTTTCGCACTGGTGATCGAGGTGATCGCCATCGCCCTGCTGTGGTTTGCGGTCAACCCCCTGAGCGCCCTCCTGGCGTTCGCGTCCTTCGCCTTCTATGTCGGCATCTACTCGATGTGGCTCAAGCGGCGGTACAGCTCCAACATCGTGATCGGCGGTGCCGCCGGGGCCGGCCCGGTACTGATCGGCTGGGCGGCCGTCACCGGATCGCTCGGCTGGGCACCCTGGCTGATGTTCCTGCTGATCTTCCTGTGGACACCGCCCCACTTCTGGGCGCTGGCGGTCAAGTACCGCGAGGACTACGCATCGGTCAACGTGCCGATGCTGCCGTCGGTGGCCAGCTTGAACACCACCGCCCGCAAGATCCTGGGTTACACGCTGGCGCTGGTCGCCGTGTCGCTCGTGCTGGCCCCGGTCGCCGACCTGGGTTGGGTCTACCTGGCCGCAGCTGTGATCAGTGGAGCGGTGTTCCTCTGGTCTGCGGTGGCCGTGCTGCGGTCCCCAACACCCGCCACGGCGATGCGGCTCTTCGGCTGGTCGATCACCTACATCACCGTGCTGTTCGGGGCGATGGCCGTCGACCAGCTCGCCGGGTTCGCCTGGCCGCTATGA
- a CDS encoding cbb3-type cytochrome c oxidase subunit I → MAVTESTVEAPPAAPAELGPADRDGFISSAQAELTAIERFIGTVDHKQLGRRYTVTALVVTAVGFIVRALGWAGANGGDALLGDWSLQVRESADIAVVVLGVLALIVGIAVYVVPLQIGARGISFPRLVALSYYSWLVSTVLFAASMLGDGGIGGNSLEMGRLGVFALIAGAVSILGGMIAVMTTVLTLRAPGMSLARTPMFAFSMLVSGALWLATVPAIVAVGVLMQANRSNAGAIKMDSVDNLRFLGWQPTVWILAIPVIGLAVDIVPVATGSRLMQRFAFRGLLVILGVASFGVWAVDPALSFNTFVWIAFSGLALLAVLASLGGLLPELRRLDGAPSAPGALIGSLAALALLTLAGILGGLAAVNTIGSGEDGLLGLPAINGLISAQSNVILGASVVGLLTALAFWGVKFTGTLPAMGAAAGLALLAGLGAVIAGAGGVVDAIASIDGGTGSGELAAWLIAAGSIVLALSLLGAAGVLIVGLRAGETGPADPFDGHTLEWLTASPPSTMNFDDELPEVTSASPLLDAREKAADVEGSDR, encoded by the coding sequence ATGGCAGTAACCGAATCTACGGTTGAGGCGCCCCCTGCCGCACCGGCTGAACTTGGCCCGGCGGATCGGGATGGTTTCATTTCGTCGGCGCAGGCCGAGCTGACGGCGATCGAGCGCTTCATCGGCACGGTCGACCACAAACAGCTTGGGCGTCGCTACACCGTGACCGCCTTGGTGGTCACCGCTGTGGGCTTCATCGTTCGTGCCCTCGGGTGGGCCGGCGCCAACGGTGGCGACGCCCTGCTGGGCGACTGGTCGCTCCAGGTGCGCGAGTCGGCCGATATTGCCGTCGTCGTGCTCGGCGTGCTCGCACTGATCGTCGGCATCGCCGTGTACGTCGTACCGCTGCAGATCGGTGCCCGCGGTATCTCCTTCCCCCGCCTGGTAGCGCTGTCGTACTACTCCTGGCTGGTGTCGACCGTGCTGTTCGCCGCCTCGATGCTCGGCGATGGCGGCATCGGTGGAAATTCCCTCGAGATGGGCCGGTTGGGCGTGTTTGCGCTCATCGCCGGTGCGGTGTCGATCCTCGGCGGCATGATCGCCGTGATGACCACGGTGCTGACGCTCCGTGCCCCGGGCATGAGCCTGGCACGCACCCCCATGTTCGCCTTCTCAATGCTGGTTTCGGGAGCCCTGTGGCTGGCGACGGTGCCGGCGATCGTGGCGGTCGGCGTGCTGATGCAGGCCAATCGCTCCAATGCCGGGGCGATCAAAATGGATTCGGTCGACAACCTGCGCTTCCTCGGCTGGCAGCCGACGGTCTGGATCCTCGCCATCCCGGTCATCGGGCTTGCCGTCGACATCGTCCCGGTCGCCACCGGCAGCCGGCTGATGCAGCGCTTCGCCTTCCGCGGGCTGCTGGTCATCCTTGGCGTCGCCTCCTTCGGGGTGTGGGCGGTCGACCCCGCCCTGAGCTTCAACACGTTCGTGTGGATCGCCTTCTCCGGCTTGGCGCTGTTGGCGGTGCTGGCCAGCCTTGGGGGCCTGCTTCCCGAGCTCCGTCGCCTGGACGGGGCACCGTCGGCCCCCGGCGCCCTGATCGGTTCGCTGGCGGCGTTGGCGCTGCTGACGCTGGCCGGCATCCTCGGTGGCCTGGCAGCGGTCAACACCATCGGCAGCGGCGAGGACGGCCTGTTGGGCCTTCCCGCCATCAACGGCCTGATCAGCGCACAATCCAACGTCATCCTGGGAGCATCGGTCGTCGGGCTGCTGACCGCCCTGGCCTTCTGGGGGGTCAAGTTCACCGGAACCCTTCCCGCCATGGGTGCAGCTGCCGGCTTGGCCCTGCTCGCCGGGTTGGGTGCAGTGATCGCCGGTGCCGGTGGCGTCGTCGACGCCATCGCTTCGATCGACGGTGGAACGGGTTCCGGTGAGTTGGCCGCTTGGCTGATCGCCGCCGGCTCGATCGTGCTCGCCCTCAGCCTGCTCGGTGCGGCGGGCGTTCTGATCGTTGGGCTGCGCGCCGGCGAGACCGGTCCCGCCGACCCGTTTGACGGACACACCCTGGAGTGGCTGACCGCGTCACCGCCGTCCACCATGAATTTCGATGACGAGTTGCCCGAGGTGACGTCCGCCTCGCCGCTGCTGGATGCGCGTGAGAAGGCAGCGGACGTCGAAGGGAGCGACCGATGA
- a CDS encoding cytochrome c oxidase subunit 3 produces MSSIPAELAPPVLPKRRQTVIGAALAAGSSAMLVVILLGNYLEIRSASDNFFDGVSMPLTQPNVMFWGLGLSVLSMQWAVWAIARDERSQAYWAIGITALLGLAFLNSTWYLLAQSDLAVGTQPEAGATFAVVGAHVAMTIAGLLMLAVMAFRTFAGQFSSRYPDGWSATAVYWHTMVGVFVLVWYAVYITK; encoded by the coding sequence ATGAGTTCCATTCCCGCCGAGCTGGCGCCACCTGTCCTGCCCAAGCGTCGCCAGACGGTGATCGGCGCGGCGCTTGCGGCCGGTTCATCCGCCATGTTGGTGGTCATCCTGTTGGGTAACTACCTGGAGATCCGGTCGGCGTCGGACAACTTCTTTGATGGCGTGTCGATGCCGCTCACCCAGCCCAACGTGATGTTCTGGGGTCTCGGCCTGTCGGTGTTGTCGATGCAATGGGCGGTCTGGGCGATCGCCCGGGACGAACGGTCTCAGGCCTACTGGGCGATTGGGATCACGGCGTTGCTGGGGCTGGCATTCCTCAACAGCACCTGGTACCTCCTGGCCCAGAGCGACCTGGCGGTCGGCACCCAGCCCGAGGCCGGTGCCACTTTTGCGGTGGTCGGCGCCCACGTGGCGATGACGATCGCCGGTCTGCTCATGCTGGCGGTGATGGCGTTCCGGACGTTCGCCGGACAGTTCTCGAGCCGCTACCCCGACGGTTGGTCGGCGACGGCGGTCTATTGGCACACCATGGTCGGCGTGTTCGTACTCGTTTGGTACGCCGTCTACATCACCAAGTGA